The following proteins are encoded in a genomic region of Fusarium keratoplasticum isolate Fu6.1 chromosome 9, whole genome shotgun sequence:
- a CDS encoding Protein FYV4, mitochondrial has translation MKGERLRSTFGLLLQSGSAFSRTGQIRQLHKTRPAPPIPQPRPFVPDVPTFLTLIGRGLNKYANKFPSWEALFSLTSPQLKELGIEPPRNRRYLLHWMHRYREGALGPGGDFQHVKDGEALLKVATPPPSSLSDAKWVVNVPHEVEGAAAEPSSTLVRPQGYKVLGAKTIAGPYATPLPGLDGAVVKVTEGMWENRQGRKIDGGERRRAEVRFKRRSAERRAEREAEMMSNL, from the coding sequence ATGAAGGGCGAACGACTCCGGTCAACTTttggcctgcttctgcaGAGCGGCAGCGCCTTTTCGCGGACAGGACAGATCCGACAACTGCACAAGACGAGGCCAGCACCGCCGATCCCCCAGCCCCGACCTTTTGTTCCCGATGTGCCGACTTTCCTCACCCTGATCGGCCGCGGCCTCAACAAGTACGCCAACAAGTTCCCCTCGTGGGAggccctcttctccctcacctCCCCGCAACTCAAGGAGCTGGGCATTGAGCCGCCCCGGAACCGACGATACCTCCTCCACTGGATGCACCGGTACCGAGAGGGCGCTCTGGGACCCGGTGGAGACTTTCAGCACGTCAAGGACGGGGAGGCACTGCTCAAGGTTGCGACACCGCCGCCGTCGAGCCTCAGCGATGCCAAGTGGGTTGTCAACGTGCCCCACGAGGTCGAGGGTGCCGCCGCGGAGCCTTCCTCAACGCTGGTCCGGCCACAAGGATACAAGGTGCTGGGCGCCAAGACGATCGCAGGACCTTATGCCACACCACTCCCCGGACTGGACGGCGCCGTGGTCAAGGTGACGGAGGGAATGTGGGAGAACCGCCAGGGCCGCAAGATTGACGGTGGTGAGCGCAGAAGGGCCGAGGTCCGGTTCAAGAGGAGGTCTGCGGAGCGGAGGGCCGAGCGtgaggccgagatgatgtcgaaCCTGTAA
- a CDS encoding Translocon-associated protein subunit alpha: protein MLFKSSILALLASQVFGAFAQDTSDANAPPPNVAQLKADVSASFPEADIFGVKLVNGRPTKAVIEVNNRDDGPIQIAFVGGSLSTTKELPAEKPAYEAIVRNLTAVQYNLEVPAGEKKELPFSFALDMQPQDVLLRLVAVVSDAKGNIHQVQVHNAAASIVEAPTSFLDPQIIFLYLFLSAAFAGTLYFVYKTWIEALFPQAKRARSTKKAKKVETAEPLSGSEATGAATGSGKDYDESWIPEHHINRPAARRVKSSASNKNKKLE from the exons ATGCTCTTCAAGTCCTCGATTCTGGCCCTCCTGGCCTCTCAGGTCTTTGGTGCTTTCGCCCAG GACACTTCTGATGCCAACGCCCCTCCTCCCAATGTCGcccagctcaaggccgaTGTCAGCGCCAGCTTCCCCGAGGCCGACATCTTTGGCgtcaagctcgtcaacgGCCGTCCCACAAAGGCCGTCATCGAGGTCAACAACCGCGACGATGGCCCCATCCAGATTGCCTTTGTCGGCGGCTCCctctccaccaccaaggagctTCCCGCCGAGAAGCCCGCCTACGAGGCCATCGTCCGCAACTTGACGGCCGTCCAGTATAACCTCGAGGTCCCGGccggcgagaagaaggagcttcccttctcctttgccCTCGACATGCAGCCTCAGGATGTTCTCCTCCGTCTTGTCGCTGTCGTCTCCGACGCCAAGGGCAACATCCACCAGGTCCAGGTTCACAACGCTGCCGCTTCCATTGTTGAGGCTCCCACCAGCTTCCTCGATCCCCAGAT CATCTTCCTctacctcttcctctccgcCGCCTTCGCTGGTACCCTCTACTTTGTTTACAAGACCTGGATCGAGGCTCTCTTCCCCCAGGCCAAGCGCGCCCGCtccaccaagaaggccaagaaggtcgagACTGCTGAGCCCCTCTCCGGCTCCGAGGCCACCGGCGCTGCCACTGGCTCTGGCAAGGACTACGACGAGAGCTGGATCCCTGAGCACCACATCAACCGCCCTGCTGCCCGACGCGTCAAGTCCAGCGccagcaacaagaacaagaagctggagtAA